One genomic region from Nymphaea colorata isolate Beijing-Zhang1983 chromosome 10, ASM883128v2, whole genome shotgun sequence encodes:
- the LOC116261933 gene encoding arabinogalactan protein 1-like: MASSMMSVFLMLTLLAATAIAQGPTAAPKVAPTASPPSSSSPPSTPPTKAPTVSPPSASPPSTPPPTKTPASSPAPSSSSPSPSSAAPASSPSVSSPPSPPSSPTPASTPSSSPPAASSTPGSAAPSSPPSSPASSAGQLLSVHRVAAAGSALLGAAAVFLF; encoded by the coding sequence atgGCTTCCTCTATGATGTCTGTGTTCTTGATGCTGACTCTGCTTGCTGCGACAGCCATTGCCCAGGGTCCAACGGCAGCTCCCAAGGTTGCGCCAACCGCCTCTCCACCATCCTCCTCGTCCCCGCCTTCTACCCCACCGACGAAGGCTCCCACCGTCTCCCCACCTTCTGCTTCCCCGCCTTCCACCCCCCCACCCACCAAAACTCCTGCATCCTCCCCTGCACCTTCATCCTCATCCCCATCTCCTTCCAGCGCGGCCCCTGCCTCCTCCCCCTCCGTGAGCTCTCCTCCATCCCCACCATCATCTCCCACTCCCGCCAGCACACCAAGCTCCAGCCCACCGGCCGCCAGCTCCACCCCCGGCTCGGCTGCTCCTTCATCCCCACCATCGTCTCCAGCTTCCTCCGCCGGACAGCTGCTTTCCGTCCACAGGGTCGCCGCCGCCGGATCTGCATTGCTCGGTGCCGCTGCCGTCTTCCTCTTCTGA